The Litchfieldia alkalitelluris genome has a window encoding:
- the glcD gene encoding glycolate oxidase subunit GlcD — protein MLTKEIKQNLINIVGSDNFDDSKVGRLVYSYDATPQFQSMPHAVIAPRNTQEVSEIVKVCNKHHIPIVPRGSGTNLCAGTCPTEGGLVLLFKKMNSILEIDEENLTVNVQPGVITLDMINEVEAKGLFYPPDPSSMKISTVGGNINENSGGLRGLKYGVTRDYVLALEVVLPNGDIIRTGGKLAKDVAGYDLTRLFTGSEGTLGVITEATLKLIPMPESNMTMLALYQDLEAAARTVSKIIANKIIPSTLEFLDQPTLKVVEDFAQIGLPTDVKAVLLIEQDGPIEVVKRDIEKIAQLCEQEQAVSVKVAASEEEAKDLRTARRSALSALARLKPTTILEDATVPRSEIAKMVKAINEIAEKYELNICTFGHAGDGNLHPTCLTDVRNHEEIEKVEKAFEDIFVKAIELGGTITGEHGVGVMKAPYLELKLGEPGITAMKAIKASLDPNNIMNPGKIFAKDSRKRVVVTK, from the coding sequence TTGTTAACAAAGGAAATAAAACAAAACCTAATAAATATTGTCGGATCAGATAACTTTGATGACTCTAAAGTAGGAAGACTAGTATATTCCTATGATGCCACTCCACAGTTTCAATCAATGCCTCATGCCGTCATCGCCCCAAGGAACACGCAAGAAGTTTCTGAGATTGTGAAGGTATGCAATAAGCACCATATCCCAATTGTTCCGAGAGGCTCGGGCACCAATCTTTGTGCCGGAACATGCCCAACGGAAGGAGGATTGGTTCTATTATTTAAAAAAATGAATTCCATTCTAGAGATCGACGAAGAAAATTTAACTGTTAACGTACAGCCTGGCGTCATTACATTAGATATGATTAATGAGGTTGAAGCAAAAGGTCTATTTTACCCACCAGATCCAAGCTCTATGAAAATATCAACGGTTGGTGGAAATATTAATGAAAACTCCGGAGGCTTAAGAGGTCTTAAATATGGGGTCACACGTGATTATGTTCTAGCTTTAGAGGTTGTCTTACCTAATGGAGACATCATCCGCACAGGTGGTAAACTTGCTAAGGATGTCGCAGGCTATGATCTAACTAGATTATTTACAGGATCTGAAGGGACACTAGGTGTTATAACTGAAGCAACTCTTAAACTAATTCCAATGCCAGAGTCTAATATGACGATGCTCGCCCTTTATCAAGACCTTGAAGCCGCGGCTAGAACCGTCTCAAAGATTATCGCAAACAAAATCATTCCATCTACTCTTGAATTTTTGGATCAACCAACGTTAAAGGTCGTTGAAGATTTCGCCCAAATCGGCTTGCCTACTGATGTGAAAGCTGTCCTTTTAATTGAACAGGATGGCCCAATAGAAGTAGTTAAGCGTGATATCGAAAAAATAGCTCAATTATGTGAACAAGAACAAGCTGTATCAGTTAAAGTAGCAGCCTCAGAAGAGGAAGCAAAAGATTTAAGAACAGCACGAAGATCAGCTCTTTCTGCTTTAGCCCGCTTAAAGCCAACGACTATCTTAGAAGACGCAACGGTTCCACGCTCTGAAATTGCAAAAATGGTGAAAGCAATTAATGAAATTGCGGAAAAATACGAGCTCAACATTTGTACATTTGGTCATGCTGGTGACGGAAACCTTCACCCAACCTGTTTAACAGATGTACGTAACCATGAGGAAATCGAAAAAGTAGAAAAAGCATTTGAGGATATCTTTGTAAAAGCCATTGAACTTGGTGGAACAATTACTGGGGAGCATGGTGTAGGGGTGATGAAAGCTCCCTATCTCGAATTAAAGCTTGGTGAACCTGGGATTACTGCGATGAAAGCGATTAAAGCCTCACTTGATCCCAATAACATTATGAACCCGGGGAAAATATTCGCAAAGGATTCTAGAAAACGTGTGGTGGTGACAAAATGA
- a CDS encoding helix-turn-helix domain-containing protein, whose translation MNFPILEDLEYICNLTFNMYKIPIHLLDKEGNVIFEPPLTSYWHPLPSINKEGILEQLFSENHTFQIPIFSGVAYFEHFFSINILSKGQFYGKVIVGPILFTRVPEESMFGVINDLDLKVRKEEMIHYYDSLPVLSQLDFINMSMGLYYMLYQEKLDLVDLHQKNILGAKPRFHIDHPDVYLSEQRQQATTRRDPLSERKMFQYIKEGKTDELKALRIKMTEVEVGVLSKGSYLRNIKNLVISGITLACRAAIDGGLNPEIALNLSDLFIQKLEELNNINDIAQLSNTAFLEFTERVAKGKKHQYSKPINMCQNYIFTHLYNEVTVPHLADLVEMNPNYLSNLFKKEVGISIIEYIHQAKVEEAKNLITFTDHPLSEISGLLNFHDQSYFTKVFKRFTGVTPNQYKKGIVGSKEIQNGAD comes from the coding sequence ATGAATTTTCCTATACTTGAGGATTTGGAATATATTTGTAACCTAACTTTTAATATGTATAAAATACCTATACATTTATTGGATAAAGAAGGGAATGTAATATTTGAACCCCCCTTAACAAGTTATTGGCACCCCCTCCCATCTATTAATAAAGAAGGGATATTGGAACAACTATTTTCAGAAAATCATACGTTTCAGATACCAATATTTAGTGGCGTTGCTTATTTTGAACACTTCTTTTCTATTAACATACTTTCTAAAGGACAATTTTACGGAAAAGTAATTGTTGGACCTATCCTTTTTACCAGAGTTCCAGAGGAATCAATGTTCGGGGTCATTAACGATTTGGACTTAAAAGTTAGGAAAGAGGAGATGATTCATTACTATGATTCTCTACCCGTTTTAAGCCAATTGGATTTCATTAATATGAGTATGGGCCTCTATTACATGCTCTATCAAGAAAAGTTGGACCTAGTAGATCTACATCAGAAAAATATACTGGGAGCAAAACCTCGCTTTCACATTGATCACCCAGACGTTTACTTATCAGAACAACGCCAACAAGCAACGACTCGTAGAGATCCATTATCTGAAAGGAAAATGTTCCAGTATATAAAGGAAGGGAAAACAGATGAACTCAAGGCGTTGCGAATAAAAATGACTGAAGTAGAAGTAGGGGTGCTTTCAAAAGGTAGTTATTTGCGGAATATAAAAAATCTAGTCATCTCTGGAATCACACTTGCTTGTAGAGCAGCCATAGATGGAGGTCTAAATCCTGAAATTGCCCTTAACCTAAGTGATTTATTTATTCAAAAGCTAGAAGAATTAAACAATATTAACGATATAGCGCAATTATCAAACACTGCATTTTTAGAGTTCACAGAACGAGTTGCAAAAGGAAAAAAACATCAGTATTCTAAACCAATTAATATGTGCCAAAATTATATATTTACTCATCTATACAACGAAGTCACGGTCCCTCACTTGGCTGATTTAGTAGAAATGAATCCAAATTATCTATCAAATCTTTTTAAAAAAGAAGTGGGGATTTCTATTATAGAGTATATACATCAAGCTAAAGTAGAAGAAGCGAAAAATTTAATCACTTTTACCGACCACCCTTTGAGCGAAATTTCGGGTCTCTTAAACTTCCATGATCAAAGTTACTTTACAAAAGTATTTAAAAGATTTACAGGTGTCACTCCAAACCAATATAAAAAAGGGATTGTTGGTAGCAAGGAAATACAAAATGGAGCGGATTGA
- a CDS encoding (Fe-S)-binding protein — protein MTTQKEREAIGQQFKKRMNEDELLNCMRCGFCLPTCPTYIESGFQESHSPRGRLAIMKAVVDGLIEPDEDVERSLNMCLGCRACEPVCPSGVNYGHLLEEARDIINQNKKHSLPVRTVRNVVFNGLFPHQHRIQTLTGLLGFYQRSGLQKVVRKSGIMNLLPENLSAMEKILPDVPTMNEIKKRPTHLPAKSEVKKRVAFFSGCLMDTMFMKTNDSTMKLLQLAGCEIVIPTEQACCGALHGHTGEKKGAKELAKRNVIAFERLNVDYIITNAGGCGAFLIEYDHLLKDEPEWAERSKQFSAKLKDISSILVELEFHKQNLTLPEQVITYQDSCHLRNVMKTSIEPRILLKAIKNTKYREMKNADGCCGSAGIYNIVESKMSMQILDSKMKTAKATEATTIVIANPGCLLQMKLGIEREGLTDRVRAIHIVDLLIEAAQTVESNII, from the coding sequence ATGACAACCCAAAAAGAACGTGAAGCCATCGGGCAGCAATTCAAAAAGAGAATGAATGAAGATGAACTTCTAAATTGCATGCGATGTGGATTCTGCTTACCTACATGTCCAACCTATATCGAATCCGGTTTTCAGGAATCACATTCGCCAAGAGGTCGGCTTGCTATAATGAAAGCTGTTGTTGATGGGTTAATTGAACCTGATGAGGATGTTGAGCGCTCTCTTAATATGTGCTTAGGATGTAGAGCTTGTGAACCTGTTTGCCCCTCGGGTGTAAACTATGGACATTTACTTGAGGAAGCGCGTGATATCATTAATCAAAATAAAAAACACTCTCTACCGGTTCGTACTGTACGTAACGTGGTTTTTAATGGACTTTTCCCTCATCAACATCGAATACAGACATTAACAGGACTACTTGGTTTCTATCAGCGTTCCGGTTTACAAAAGGTGGTACGGAAAAGTGGCATAATGAATCTTTTACCAGAAAACTTATCTGCAATGGAAAAAATTTTACCAGATGTTCCTACAATGAATGAAATCAAAAAACGTCCAACCCACCTTCCTGCAAAGTCAGAAGTAAAAAAACGGGTTGCCTTTTTCTCTGGATGCTTAATGGATACGATGTTTATGAAAACGAATGACTCAACCATGAAGCTACTACAATTAGCAGGGTGCGAAATTGTGATCCCGACTGAGCAAGCATGCTGTGGTGCACTTCACGGCCATACTGGCGAAAAAAAGGGGGCAAAGGAGCTTGCTAAACGTAATGTTATAGCATTTGAAAGACTTAATGTGGATTATATTATAACAAATGCTGGAGGATGCGGAGCATTTTTAATTGAGTATGATCATCTTCTTAAGGATGAACCTGAATGGGCTGAGCGTTCTAAACAATTTTCTGCTAAATTAAAAGATATTTCTAGTATACTTGTAGAGTTAGAATTTCATAAACAGAATTTAACACTACCAGAACAGGTGATTACCTATCAGGACTCCTGCCATTTACGTAATGTTATGAAAACATCCATAGAACCACGGATCCTTCTCAAGGCAATAAAAAATACTAAATATCGTGAAATGAAGAATGCCGATGGCTGCTGTGGCTCGGCGGGAATTTATAATATTGTTGAATCAAAGATGTCGATGCAAATACTCGATTCTAAAATGAAAACGGCTAAAGCGACGGAAGCTACGACCATCGTTATAGCCAACCCTGGTTGTCTACTTCAAATGAAACTTGGGATAGAGCGTGAAGGGTTAACGGATAGAGTTAGAGCTATCCACATTGTTGATTTACTCATTGAGGCAGCACAAACCGTTGAGAGTAATATTATATAG
- a CDS encoding carbohydrate kinase family protein, which translates to MKNKKAAVAGHICLDITPVFPLNNEGNLANLLAPGKLVNVEQADIHTGGSVANVGLAMKRFGVDVKLIGKVGEDHFGELVLNILNKYGASEGTIFAPNTSTSYSIVIASPGVDRIFLHNPGANDTFRSEDITDDMLHDVSLFHFGYPTLMRNMYLHEGKELLKLLKKVKGKNIATSLDMAAIDPLSEAGKADWNKILRKIIPFVDFFVPSIEELGFMLDRNKYETWLKRAEGKEITSILSINDDIKPLADRLMDMGAKFVLIKCGASGMYYRTAGKSLFNGLGSKLELNVESWMNKEGFEKSYEPDRVLSATGAGDTSIAAFLTSILEGYSLEQCLQFATATGACCVSEYDALSGLKPFKELKRMINDGWDKQNILVND; encoded by the coding sequence ATGAAAAATAAAAAAGCAGCTGTTGCAGGTCATATTTGCCTTGATATTACACCCGTTTTTCCCTTAAACAATGAAGGAAACCTTGCAAATTTATTGGCACCAGGAAAGTTGGTGAATGTAGAACAAGCTGATATTCATACTGGTGGTTCTGTTGCCAACGTAGGGTTGGCTATGAAACGATTTGGTGTAGACGTTAAGCTCATAGGGAAGGTTGGGGAGGACCACTTTGGGGAACTTGTACTAAATATATTAAATAAATATGGAGCGTCGGAAGGAACGATTTTTGCCCCAAATACTAGTACATCATACTCAATCGTTATTGCTTCTCCAGGAGTAGATAGGATCTTTCTTCATAATCCGGGGGCGAATGATACTTTCCGTTCAGAAGATATTACAGATGATATGTTACACGATGTTTCACTCTTTCATTTTGGATATCCAACGTTGATGAGAAATATGTATCTTCATGAAGGTAAGGAATTACTTAAATTATTAAAAAAAGTAAAGGGGAAAAATATTGCCACTTCATTGGATATGGCAGCAATTGATCCTTTATCGGAGGCTGGTAAAGCTGATTGGAATAAAATTTTACGAAAAATAATTCCATTCGTTGATTTTTTCGTTCCTAGTATAGAAGAACTTGGTTTTATGCTTGATCGAAATAAATATGAAACCTGGTTGAAAAGAGCAGAAGGAAAAGAAATTACTAGCATCTTGTCAATAAATGATGATATTAAGCCATTGGCTGATCGTTTAATGGATATGGGAGCGAAATTTGTTTTAATAAAATGTGGAGCTTCTGGTATGTACTACAGAACAGCTGGAAAGAGTTTGTTTAACGGACTTGGTTCGAAATTAGAATTAAACGTAGAATCTTGGATGAATAAAGAAGGATTTGAAAAAAGCTATGAGCCTGATAGGGTATTATCCGCCACAGGCGCCGGCGATACCAGTATTGCAGCCTTTTTGACTTCTATTTTAGAAGGATACAGCCTTGAACAATGCCTGCAGTTTGCAACAGCCACAGGGGCGTGCTGTGTTTCTGAATATGATGCATTAAGTGGGCTAAAACCTTTTAAAGAGTTGAAAAGAATGATAAATGATGGCTGGGATAAACAAAATATATTAGTAAATGACTAA
- a CDS encoding Gfo/Idh/MocA family protein: protein MAKKIIRFGVIGCGLMGKEFASAAARWCHLTDVDFEPHIVAVCDANPYALAWFQENVPSVEQAYSDYKELLADSTVDAVYCAVPHNLHAQFYIDIINAGKHLLGEKPFGIDKEANYKIQAAIKANPNVIVRSSSEFPFFPGAQEILKWVQEGRFGRIIEVEAGFWHSSDLDPTKPINWKRRIATNGEYGCMGDLGLHVLHLPLRFGWKPTNVRSLLSKIVEERPDGKGRMVPCETWDNAILACEVKEGENEFPMVLSMKRIAPGHANTWFIRIQGTEFSAEFTTKNPKQVVSLPYTPGKQQAWHVVDTSYKSAYGTITGGIFEFGFSDSILQMWAAFCDELINGEEMQQTFRCATPQEASDSHRLFTAALESQRSSKTVEIDWAEVPSL, encoded by the coding sequence ATGGCAAAAAAAATCATTCGTTTCGGGGTCATTGGTTGTGGATTAATGGGGAAGGAATTTGCGAGTGCTGCTGCACGTTGGTGCCACCTGACTGATGTTGATTTTGAACCACACATTGTCGCAGTATGTGATGCGAATCCATATGCTTTAGCGTGGTTTCAAGAAAATGTTCCAAGTGTTGAACAAGCTTATTCGGATTATAAGGAATTGCTTGCTGATTCAACGGTAGATGCAGTATATTGTGCTGTCCCACATAATTTACATGCGCAATTTTATATCGATATTATAAATGCTGGTAAGCACCTCTTGGGTGAAAAACCATTTGGAATTGACAAGGAGGCGAACTATAAGATTCAGGCGGCAATTAAAGCCAATCCGAATGTGATTGTCAGAAGTTCATCGGAATTTCCGTTTTTCCCAGGAGCACAAGAAATTCTCAAATGGGTACAGGAAGGTCGGTTTGGTAGAATTATCGAAGTTGAAGCGGGATTTTGGCATTCTAGTGATCTAGATCCAACAAAGCCAATCAACTGGAAACGACGTATTGCTACAAATGGTGAATACGGTTGTATGGGTGACCTAGGATTACACGTTTTACATCTTCCACTTCGCTTTGGATGGAAGCCAACGAATGTCCGTTCATTACTTAGTAAAATTGTAGAAGAACGACCAGATGGAAAAGGTCGAATGGTACCTTGTGAAACGTGGGACAATGCCATTCTTGCATGTGAAGTTAAAGAGGGTGAAAATGAGTTTCCGATGGTGTTATCAATGAAGCGTATCGCTCCAGGACATGCGAATACATGGTTTATTCGTATTCAAGGTACTGAATTCTCTGCTGAATTTACAACCAAAAATCCAAAGCAAGTTGTGTCTTTACCTTATACACCTGGAAAACAGCAAGCATGGCATGTTGTTGATACTTCTTACAAATCTGCATATGGAACAATTACTGGTGGTATTTTCGAATTTGGATTCTCAGATTCAATCCTTCAAATGTGGGCGGCGTTTTGTGATGAGTTGATAAATGGTGAGGAAATGCAACAAACGTTCCGCTGTGCAACTCCACAAGAAGCTTCCGATAGCCATCGCTTATTTACAGCTGCCCTTGAATCACAGCGTTCAAGTAAAACAGTTGAGATAGATTGGGCTGAAGTGCCAAGTCTTTAG
- a CDS encoding DeoR/GlpR family DNA-binding transcription regulator has product MAELLNTRQHQIVDLLHTEGEVKISELKHKFSVTEMTIRRDLEKLELAGLAKRTFGGAIPIGRDVALFERTGYMSEEKMLIGKRAVELVQPGESIFLDGGTTTHHVARYLKSELNITVVTNAINIGTELIGKNIPTIITGGTLLEATSSLVGPITAETLSGMAFDRIFLGATGVNHLHGFSNSNMYEAEIKKIAIKKASEVNIVMDHTKFGAKELFSFAPLSYVHRIVTDSMPDEVLRRSCIEAGVEIEVVEFPFGNE; this is encoded by the coding sequence ATGGCTGAATTATTGAATACAAGACAGCATCAGATAGTTGATTTGCTGCACACCGAAGGAGAAGTGAAAATTTCGGAGCTTAAACATAAATTTTCAGTCACTGAGATGACCATTCGGCGAGATTTGGAGAAATTGGAATTAGCGGGACTTGCCAAACGTACATTCGGAGGTGCAATTCCCATTGGCAGGGATGTTGCACTTTTTGAAAGAACGGGTTATATGTCTGAAGAAAAAATGTTGATTGGTAAAAGGGCTGTAGAGCTTGTACAGCCGGGAGAATCAATCTTTCTTGATGGAGGAACAACTACTCATCATGTAGCTCGGTATTTAAAATCTGAACTGAATATTACGGTGGTAACTAATGCAATCAATATTGGCACGGAGCTGATTGGAAAAAATATCCCAACCATTATAACAGGGGGGACCTTACTAGAAGCAACTTCTTCCCTTGTAGGCCCAATCACCGCTGAAACGCTCTCAGGAATGGCATTCGATCGTATTTTTCTAGGAGCAACTGGTGTAAATCACTTACACGGATTTAGTAACTCAAACATGTATGAGGCTGAAATAAAAAAAATTGCGATAAAAAAGGCATCAGAAGTAAATATCGTGATGGACCATACAAAATTTGGAGCGAAGGAGCTCTTTTCATTCGCACCACTTTCCTATGTTCACCGTATTGTGACTGACAGTATGCCTGATGAAGTATTAAGACGGTCATGTATAGAAGCAGGTGTGGAAATTGAAGTCGTTGAGTTTCCCTTTGGGAATGAGTGA
- a CDS encoding glycoside hydrolase family 3 C-terminal domain-containing protein, protein MKRDIKQIISQMTLEEKASLCSGSSFWNTKEVERLGIPSIMVTDGPHGLRKQIVGEDHLGFFNSVPATCFPSAVGVASSWNRSLIEKVGVALGEECQAEDVAVLLGPGANIKRSPLCGRNFEYFSEDPFLSSEMAANHIKGVQSQGVGTSLKHFAANNQEHRRMSSDSVVDERTLREVYLASFENAVKQSQPWTVMCAYNKVNGEYASENKTLLTDILKDEWGFEGFVVSDWGAVNERAEGLEAGLELEMPSNNGIGDKKIVEAVKNGKLSEETLNKAVERLLNIIFKAVDNKKENFTYDKDAHHQLAREVARESMVLLKNDGILPLKKEGTISVIGEFAKKSRYQGGGSSHINPTKLENICEEIEKAARNANVLYAQGYELKSDEINEELIAEAKEVAIQSDVAVLFVGLPDRYESEGYDREHLRIPDNHRALIEAVAEVQSNVVVVLSNGSPVEMPWISHAKGLLEAYLGGQALGGAIADLLFGDANPSGKLAETFPQELSHNPSYLNFPGEGDRVEYKEGIFVGYRYYDTKNIVPLFPFGYGLSYTTFEYTNLSVNKKELKDNETVEVSVTVKNAGDVAGKEIVQLYVRDVQSEVIRPEKELKGFEKVELQPGEEKTVTITLDKRAFAYYNVDIKDWHVETGDFEILIGKSSKDIVLKETIIVQSTKLIKKPVHRNTTIGTLLSDPILAPVAQQLIAGMRNGSTQSSEDMSEGNNPEMMAAMLKYMPLRSLVNFGQGRFTEETLTGIIQQLNDALQKENVSV, encoded by the coding sequence CTTTTTGGAATACAAAAGAGGTTGAACGATTGGGGATTCCGTCCATCATGGTTACCGATGGACCACATGGATTACGAAAGCAGATAGTAGGAGAAGACCATCTTGGATTTTTCAATAGTGTACCAGCAACTTGTTTTCCTTCAGCAGTTGGTGTTGCAAGTTCATGGAACCGCTCTTTAATTGAAAAAGTGGGTGTAGCGTTAGGTGAAGAGTGTCAAGCAGAAGATGTTGCAGTTCTACTTGGACCTGGTGCAAATATTAAGCGTTCACCACTTTGCGGACGTAACTTCGAGTATTTCTCAGAAGATCCATTCCTTTCATCTGAAATGGCTGCAAATCATATTAAAGGTGTACAAAGCCAAGGCGTTGGAACTTCATTAAAGCACTTTGCTGCAAACAATCAAGAACATCGCAGAATGTCTAGCGATTCAGTAGTAGATGAAAGAACATTGAGAGAGGTTTATTTAGCAAGCTTTGAAAATGCTGTTAAGCAATCACAACCGTGGACAGTGATGTGTGCATATAACAAGGTAAATGGTGAGTATGCATCAGAAAACAAAACATTATTAACAGATATTCTTAAAGACGAGTGGGGTTTTGAAGGCTTTGTTGTTTCTGACTGGGGTGCAGTAAATGAGCGGGCTGAAGGCTTAGAAGCTGGTTTAGAATTAGAAATGCCATCAAATAACGGTATTGGTGATAAGAAAATTGTGGAAGCTGTAAAAAATGGCAAGCTTTCAGAAGAAACATTAAATAAAGCGGTTGAAAGATTGTTAAACATCATCTTTAAAGCAGTTGATAACAAAAAAGAGAACTTTACGTATGACAAGGATGCACATCATCAATTAGCTCGTGAAGTAGCACGTGAGAGCATGGTTTTATTAAAGAATGACGGTATACTTCCACTGAAAAAAGAAGGTACGATTTCAGTTATTGGTGAATTCGCTAAGAAATCAAGATACCAAGGTGGGGGAAGCTCTCATATCAACCCTACAAAGCTTGAAAACATTTGTGAAGAGATTGAAAAAGCAGCTAGGAATGCTAATGTTCTATACGCTCAAGGGTATGAATTGAAAAGTGATGAAATTAACGAAGAGTTAATTGCCGAAGCAAAAGAAGTCGCAATTCAATCAGATGTCGCTGTTCTATTTGTAGGTCTACCTGATCGCTATGAATCTGAAGGGTATGACAGAGAGCATTTAAGAATTCCTGATAACCATCGTGCTCTTATTGAAGCGGTAGCAGAGGTACAATCAAATGTTGTTGTGGTACTAAGTAATGGATCTCCAGTTGAAATGCCATGGATTAGCCATGCAAAAGGTCTTCTAGAAGCATATTTAGGTGGTCAAGCATTAGGTGGTGCGATTGCAGATCTACTATTTGGGGATGCGAATCCAAGCGGTAAATTAGCTGAGACATTCCCACAAGAGCTTAGTCATAATCCATCTTATCTAAACTTCCCAGGTGAAGGAGATAGGGTTGAATATAAAGAAGGTATTTTCGTTGGATATCGTTACTATGATACAAAGAACATTGTACCTTTGTTCCCATTTGGTTATGGTTTAAGCTATACAACCTTTGAATATACAAATCTATCAGTGAATAAAAAAGAACTAAAAGATAACGAGACTGTGGAAGTATCGGTTACAGTAAAAAATGCTGGAGACGTAGCAGGGAAAGAAATCGTTCAGCTTTATGTTCGTGATGTACAGAGCGAAGTAATTCGACCTGAAAAAGAACTAAAAGGCTTTGAAAAAGTGGAGCTACAGCCAGGTGAAGAGAAAACTGTAACAATCACTTTAGATAAACGAGCATTTGCATATTACAATGTAGATATTAAAGATTGGCATGTTGAAACAGGTGATTTTGAAATATTAATCGGTAAGTCGTCCAAGGACATCGTTCTTAAGGAAACTATTATTGTTCAGTCTACTAAACTGATTAAGAAACCAGTTCATCGGAATACAACGATTGGTACCTTGTTGTCTGACCCAATTCTTGCGCCTGTCGCTCAGCAACTAATAGCCGGTATGAGAAATGGAAGTACACAATCGAGTGAAGACATGTCAGAAGGCAATAATCCTGAAATGATGGCGGCTATGCTAAAATATATGCCTTTAAGATCATTAGTCAATTTTGGTCAAGGTCGTTTCACGGAGGAAACCCTGACGGGAATTATCCAGCAATTAAACGACGCACTGCAAAAAGAAAATGTGAGTGTCTAG
- a CDS encoding class I fructose-bisphosphate aldolase codes for MYQKPRLNRMFSEQGKCFDVAIDHGFFNEYSFISGIENMKEAIQVIVDANPNCIQLSAGQARFLQEIPGKKKPGLVLRTDVANIYGTELPRFLFSELIDKAIEQAIKLDAVAVCVNLLLIPGQPELHHQCVRNVAQLKTECEKYGMPLMVEPLVMLPNEKKGGYMVDGDINKIIPLVRQAVELGADVIKADPCNDVTEYHRVIEVASGIPVLVRGGGRASDEEIVNRTVELIKQGASGIVYGRNVVQHPNPAGMTSALMEIVHHNATADKALRILKGEIQ; via the coding sequence ATGTATCAAAAACCACGTTTAAACAGAATGTTCAGCGAGCAAGGGAAATGTTTTGATGTTGCAATCGATCATGGTTTTTTTAATGAATATTCTTTTATTTCCGGAATTGAAAATATGAAGGAAGCTATCCAAGTGATTGTTGATGCGAATCCGAATTGTATTCAATTAAGTGCAGGGCAAGCTCGCTTCCTTCAGGAGATTCCAGGAAAGAAAAAACCAGGATTAGTTTTACGTACTGATGTTGCAAATATTTATGGAACTGAACTCCCACGTTTTTTATTTAGTGAATTGATTGATAAGGCCATCGAGCAGGCTATTAAATTAGATGCGGTTGCTGTGTGTGTGAATCTACTTTTAATTCCTGGTCAACCAGAGCTTCACCACCAATGTGTCCGTAATGTAGCTCAATTAAAAACAGAATGTGAAAAATACGGAATGCCGTTGATGGTTGAACCATTAGTAATGCTTCCTAATGAGAAAAAAGGGGGATATATGGTTGATGGCGATATTAACAAAATCATTCCATTAGTTCGTCAAGCAGTAGAACTTGGTGCTGATGTGATTAAAGCAGATCCATGTAATGACGTAACGGAATATCATAGAGTAATAGAGGTTGCATCTGGCATTCCAGTTCTTGTACGAGGTGGTGGAAGAGCAAGCGATGAAGAAATAGTAAACCGTACTGTGGAATTAATAAAACAAGGGGCTTCTGGTATTGTTTATGGTCGGAATGTTGTTCAACATCCAAACCCCGCAGGAATGACTTCTGCATTAATGGAAATTGTGCATCATAATGCTACAGCTGATAAAGCACTTCGGATCCTGAAAGGAGAAATTCAATGA